Sequence from the Bacillota bacterium genome:
GTCGGTCGTGGTAGGATCAGCCAGACCATCGCTTGGTGACAAGAAACGAATGACGTCAGGTCCGGACAAGAGCAGGGCCCTCCCGCCGGGGATGGCCCTGATTAGTTGTCCGGCCTGCAATTTCGGTCGTCAGGCCCCGGCCGTCGGCGCCACCGCCTCGATCCGCTCCTGCAGATTCAGGAGCATCTTCCTCTCCATGATGAAGCTGATCGGTTCGAGGAGGACGCGGGTGGCCAGGAGGCTGAAGGTGCGAGGGCGGCCGTCGCAGCGGAAGCGGGTGATCATCCGGGTCGTCCCATCACTTAGCGACTCGGGATAGAACAGCCAGGTGTAGTTGAAATAGAGCCCGGATGTCGGCCTCTGGCCGCCCAGGTCCTTTCCGGTCGTGGGGTCCAGTAGCCCGCCCAGGATGAACCACCGGCCCGGCTCCACGGCCGCCACCGGGAAGCCGGCCGCGTTGCTGGGGGCCGCCGGGATCATCTGGCCGACCTCGAGGTGCTGGAACTCCGGGATGACTTGGCGGGCGCTGGGGCGCCCGCCGTTGTCCAGCCAGTCATAGCTGTACCAGCCGCCGCGGTTGCAGCCGATCTGGACGAGCCAGGGCCAGACCTCGGCCGCCGGGGCGGCGATGGTGATGGCGTGGGTGTACTGGGCCACGGGTTCGGGGACGCGCTCGTCACCGGGCAGGGCCCGCCCGACCTCCTCGGGGGTTGCCCCCCAACGCAGGTGCCAGGGGCGAATGACCACAATGTAGCCGGCGATGAAGACGAGGATGAGGGTGGCGAGGGAATTTCCGATCAGATGCAAGTTGGGACCTCCGTGTCCTGCCCCAGGATTCAGCACTTCCTCGCCGGTGGGCTCCTCTTTCGGTCGACCGCGGTGATTATGCTTCTAGCCCCGGTGAATCGCTCCGCGACGGTGATGTCCCGTCTGGCCAGCTCCTCGATGAGCTCGGCGTACAGCGCCCCGTCCCGGAAGACGTGCTCCATGGCCACCGCCCCGCGGGCCGAGATCCGTCCCCGCAAGAGCATTCCGACCATTATTGAGCTCATGTAACCGGTGGTCCTGGCCATCGAGGTGACCCTCGACCCCGCCGACTGTCACCGGGCTCTGGGAGAGGAGGCCGGCGTCGCGCATGAAGGCAACCTGGTCCCGGTGCCCGGGGTAGCGGCAGGTCCGCTCGGACAGGTTGTGCCCGGCTCCGAGAACGAGGGCCCTGGCCATGATGATGGGCTCCCTCCCGCCTCGGTGATGGATGCTCTAGGTCGATGTCGACCGGGGGGCCTTTGCCCGTCGCCAGAACCAAACACCAAGCAACGCAGCGATGACATCAAGCACCGGACCCCAGGCCACGAAGCCAAGCGCCGTGATCGGGCTGGCCACCACGAGCCCCAGAGCGCTGGTCAGGCCGAGAAGGCCGTAGGCGATGAAAAGAGCGCGCAGCCAGCGTTCAAGACCTCCGCCGTTGAAGACCATGGCGGCGCAAAGCGCCGCCAGACTGAGAAAGAAACCCCATCCGAGAATCTCCAGCGAGAGCATGATCGAGTTGTTTCCATAGGGCAGGAACAGCTGAAGCTGATCCACGGAGCCGCTGGCCAGCCCCTGGCGGATGACGGTCAGTTGGACATAACGGTTGATACTGACCATGGCCGCGAACAAGACCGCAAAAGCCAGGCCGCTGAGGCTCCAGGCTTTCCGCTCTTCCGGGGCGCAGTGGTGGACACACGCCAGCAGGATGACAATGACCGGGGCCAAGGTGATCGTTAAGATGGCCCCAAAGAGTTGCGCCGGCTGCGATGGCGGCATCGTGAATTGCCCCATGACCGCCAGGCCGCCCAGACCAAGGCCGTAGATGACACCACGATGGTGGTGACGAGGGCTGACCAGAAGCCCAACCACTCCGCTGAGAAGCCATTGTCAAGGGGGGCGGGCTTGGGCAGCCGTATCTTTACCGCCAATTAGCATCCCTCCCGTCACCCGGGTTCTCCGTCATGCCATTACTCACCGGCTCTGGCCGGCAAGACTGACCTTTTCCCCTTCCGCCAGTGGTGCCCCCAGCACTCGGTGATGATCTTGCGGGCGGCGAAGACGGCGATCTTCGAATCGTCGAGGGATGGAGCCACCTCGACCACGTCGAAGCCGATGACCGGCAGATCGAAGAGGCCCTCGAGGAGGTCCAGCAGCTCGCGGCTGTCGAGCCCGCCGAACTGCGGCGTGCCCGTCCCGGGGGCGTAGGCCGGGTCGAGGCAGTCGATGTCGACGGTCAGGTAGACGTGGTGGAAACAGGAGAGGCCGTCCCGAATCCGCCGGAGCGCCTCCGGTACGCCGCCGTGCCGGACGTCGGCCGCCCTGATCACGTTGACCCGTTTGCCCTTGATGAACTCGAGCTCCGGCGATTCGATGGAGCGAATGCCGATGAACCACAGCCCGGCCAAGTCGGGGCCGTTCCTGAGCTCCAGGGCCCGCCGCTCGGTCGCCCCG
This genomic interval carries:
- a CDS encoding saccharopine dehydrogenase C-terminal domain-containing protein, translated to MARTTGYMSSIMVGMLLRGRISARGAVAMEHVFRDGALYAELIEELARRDITVAERFTGARSIITAVDRKRSPPARKC
- the speB gene encoding agmatinase encodes the protein MKSVTEMIGETSLWAGLHRPGLPLEEADVAVLGVPFDGGVSFRAGAKDAPRELRSITYTIDPTTERLESIAGLKVLDLGDAEGPSREAVFAAAEEAACRVARAGKLLTVIGGDHSISIPIMRGLDRALAEPFAVVHLDSHFDLCDELGGDRLSHGATERRALELRNGPDLAGLWFIGIRSIESPELEFIKGKRVNVIRAADVRHGGVPEALRRIRDGLSCFHHVYLTVDIDCLDPAYAPGTGTPQFGGLDSRELLDLLEGLFDLPVIGFDVVEVAPSLDDSKIAVFAARKIITECWGHHWRKGKRSVLPARAGE